One Solanum lycopersicum chromosome 2, SLM_r2.1 genomic region harbors:
- the LOC101245413 gene encoding uncharacterized protein At3g27210 has translation MGSSASVHKDPKSAMKLRFVFASKSDKLVSPSPIKDKPLDTAEIKLSLPQIKPQRSPVLPLNSFSDYGSKEEAFFDSQAWLESDCDDDFFSVKGDFTPSLGNTPSCGNTPVHRGLLVGNLLGNRASFGERTSASIPQSSPIHKRKNLLELFKESSRNRNPNEHGAEDNENIQAAGLQLPPKSTFSTPHVPVSSGKSTPVGKYKSEAKSLRSVQCCLPRLSGSFREKRKSMSPANTVG, from the exons ATGGGTTCATCTGCTTCAGTGCATAAAGATCCGAAATCAGCAATGAAGCTCCGTTTTGTCTTTGCATCTAAATCTGACAAGCTTGTGAGTCCCTCACCTATCAAAGATAAACCCCTTGATACTGCTGAAATCAAACTCTCTCTTCCTCAAATCAAACCTCAGCGTTCCCCGGTGCTCCCGCTTAACAGTTTTAGCGACTATG GTAGCAAGGAGGAGGCCTTTTTTGATTCCCAGGCCTGGTTGGAGTCagattgtgatgatgacttctttAGTGTCAAGGGAG ATTTTACACCATCACTTGGAAATACTCCTTCGTGTGGAAATACACCTGTGCATCGAGGTTTGTTGGTCGGTAATCTGCTAGGTAATCGAGCCTCTTTTGGAGAAAGAACTTCTGCTTCTATACCGCAATCTTCTCCaatacacaagaggaagaatTTACTTGAGCTTTTCAAAGAAAGCTCAAGAAACCGGAACCCGAATGAGCATGGTGCTGAAGACAACGAAAATATACAGGCAGCTGGTCTACAGCTACCACCTAAATCCACATTTAGCACACCTCATGTGCCGGTGTCTAGTGGCAAGAGCACCCCTGTAGGAAAGTACAAAAGTGAGGCAAAATCGCTGAGGTCAGTACAATGTTGTCTTCCCAGGTTGAGTGGCAGTTTTAGGGAAAAGAGGAAGAGTATGAGTCCTGCAAATACCGTGGGCTAA
- the LOC101263181 gene encoding triacylglycerol lipase 2-like, whose amino-acid sequence MLHRLFMIIGFVTILLISVFGSYNPAFVAEDNVAAPSDMCATFVTIHGYKCHEYEVSTDDGYILSAQRIPQGRVGGSSRNRQPVLLQHGILVDGATWVMNSAEQSLAMILADSGFDVWIANTRGTRYSLRHRNLHSYNSDYWNWSWDDLVVQDLPTFVNLVYKQSGQKTHYVGHSLGTLIALASFSEGRRIDKIKSAALLSPIAYLSHMTTALGVVTARSFLGEITTIFGLAEFNPTSAPVSIFVKALCAQRGINCYDFLTALTGKNCCLNASTVDLFLKNEPQPTSTKNFVHLAQTVRDGILRKYDYGSFISNLAHYGSVKPPLYNLANIPRDLPLFLSYGGQDALSSTKDVETLLDHLKNHDVGKLHVQYVKDFAHADFILGTTAKDIVFNQIITFFSNQH is encoded by the exons atgCTCCAcagactattcatgattataggCTTTGTGACGATATTACTAATTTCAGTGTTTGGGAGTTATAATCCAGCATTTGTTGCTGAGGATAATGTTGCAGCACCAAGTGACATGTGCGCCACCTTTGTGACTATTCATGGTTATAAATGCCACGAATATGAG GTGAGTACTGATGATGGATACATACTGAGTGCGCAAAGAATTCCTCAAGGGCGAGTAGGTGGTAGTAGCCGCAACAGGCAGCCAGTTCTATTGCAACATGGAATACTGGTG GACGGAGCAACGTGGGTGATGAATTCAGCCGAACAATCACTTGCAATGATTTTAGCAGATAGTGGCTTTGATGTTTGGATTGCCAACACCAGAGGCACAAGATACAGCCTTCGTCATCGCAATCTTCATTCTTATAATTCC GACTACTGGAATTGGTCTTGGGATGATCTTGTAGTCCAGGACTTACCCACTTTCGTTAACCTTGTCTATAAACAAAGTGGACAGAAAACTCACTACGTTGGCCATTCATTG GGAACTTTGATAGCTTTGGCATCATTTTCAGAAGGAAGACGAATAGACAAGATAAAATCTGCAGCTTTGCTAAGCCCAATTGCTTATTTGAGCCATATGACTACTGCACTTGGTGTTGTTACTGCTAGATCCTTTCTTGGCgag ATCACTACAATATTTGGTCTTGCAGAATTTAATCCAACAAG TGCGCCTGTGTCTATTTTTGTCAAGGCGTTGTGTGCTCAGCGTGGGATTAATTGTTATGACTTCCTCACTGCACTTACCG GGAAGAATTGTTGTCTAAATGCCTCTACGGTCGATTTATTCTTGAAGAATGAGCCTCAACCCACATCGACTAAGAACTTTGTGCATTTAGCTCAAA CTGTCAGAGATGGAATCCTTAGGAAATACGACTATGGGAGCTTTATCAGCAATTTGGCACATTATGGTAGTGTTAAACCTCCACTGTATAATTTAGCAAATATTCCTCGAGACCTACCCCTGTTTCTGAGCTATGGAGGCCAAGATGCACTTTCTAGTACAAAAGATGTGGAGACGTTACTGGATCACCTCAAAAACCACGACGTGGGAAAGTTACATGTTCAATATGTCAAGGATTTTGCTCATGCTGATTTCATACTAGGAACTACTGCTAAGGATATTGTCTTTAACCAGATTATAACCTTCTTTAGCAACCAACACTAA
- the LOC101245111 gene encoding mavicyanin — protein sequence MVLVRKSLLISVIVMVMIQKNAMAAQHVVGGSQGWDESADFKSWASGQTFKVGDTLVFRYNPGLHSVVELEGDSSYKSCDISSTVNSMSAGNDVVKLNKPGTRYFACGTAGHCDQGMKLKIKTVTGSAPSNQEDSSTPRSSSAASHCFSTAFFTFIVAILTVQMALVFLL from the exons ATGGTGCTAGTACGCAAATCTTTGTTGATATCTGTCATTGTGATGGTAATGATCCAGAAAAATGCAATGGCCGCTCAACACGTTGTTGGTGGAAGCCAAGGATGGGATGAATCTGCTGATTTCAAATCCTGGGCTTCTGGTCAGACATTCAAAGTTGGTGATACACTag TATTTAGGTACAATCCAGGCCTTCACAGTGTTGTAGAACTTGAGGGTGATAGCTCATACAAGAGTTGTGATATAAGCAGTACAGTGAACTCGATGAGTGCGGGTAATGATGTGGTTAAACTAAACAAGCCAGGGACTAGATACTTTGCTTGTGGAACAGCAGGTCATTGTGACCAGGGAATGAAGCTTAAGATTAAAACTGTTACTGGAAGTGCACCTTCTAATCAGGAAGATTCTTCCACGCCTCGCTCTTCTTCTGCAGCTTCTCATTGTTTTTCTACCGCATTTTTCACTTTCATTGTTGCAATTTTGACTGTACAAATGGCTCTAGTGTTCCTCTTATAA
- the LOC101244821 gene encoding chloride channel protein CLC-a-like, producing the protein MEEPNGFATINDMEEERESTDINYSRNRTLSSTSVALEGAKVSHIESLDYEINENDLFKHDWRKRSRVQTLQYVFIKWTLAFLVGLFTGGVATLISLSIENISGYKLRATVNYIDDKRYFMGFAFFAGANFLLTLLAAFITVYFAPTAAGPGVPEIKAYLNGVDTPNMFGATTLFVKIIGSIGAVSAGLDLGKEEPLIHIGSCIASLLGQGGSDSYKLSWHWLRYFNNDRDKRDLITYGSSSGVCAAFRAPVAGVLFALEEVATWWRSALIWRTFFSTAVVVVVLRIFMDYCKSGSCGLFGRGGLIMFDVSDVIVRYHIVDIIPVVIIGVIGGLLGSLYNHVLHKVLRLYNLVNEKGKLHKLLLALSVSLFTSICIYGLPFLAKCKPCDSSLSDSCPGTGETENFKQFNCPNGYYNDLATLLLATKEDAIRKIFSLNTGTEFQVISLLIFFLLYCILGVITFGIAVPSGLYIPIILMGSGYGRLLGIAMRPYTKIDQELFAVLGAASLMAGSMRMTVTVCVIFLELTNNLLLLPITMLVLLIAKIVADCFNPSIYEMVLELKGLPFLEAHPEAWMRNIIVGELSDVKSPVVTLEGIEKVRRIVEVLKYTTHNGFPVVDGVIPELHGLVLRTHLLLVLKKKWFLNERRRTENWEVEEKFTWIDLAERWGKIEDIAVTKDEMEMYVDLHPLINTTPHTVVESLSVAKAMVAFRQVGLRHMIIVPKYQAAGVFPVVGILTRQDLRACNILNVIPHLAKSKSIKKGN; encoded by the exons ATGGAGGAGCCAAATGGATTTGCAACAATAAATGACatggaagaagaaagagagtcGACAGATATCAATTACTCGAGAAACCGAACATTATCCTCCACTTCTGTAGCCCTAGAGGGAGCTAAGGTCTCCCACATCGAAAGTTTGGATTATGA GATCAATGAAAATGATCTCTTCAAGCATGATTGGAGAAAAAGATCAAGAGTTCAAACATTACAGTATGTCTTCATCAAATGGACACTCGCATTCCTGGTCGGCCTTTTTACCGGAGGTGTCGCCACCCTCATCAGTCTCTCAATCGAAAATATCTCTGGTTACAAACTCCGCGCTACTGTCAACTATATTGATGACAAAAG GTACTTTATGGGATTTGCATTTTTTGCGGGTGCTAACTTTCTGTTGACATTGCTAGCTGCCTTTATCACTGTTTATTTTGCACCTACGGCTGCCGGGCCTGGAGTTCCAGAAATTAAAGCCTATCTCAATGGGGTAGACACTCCCAATATGTTCGGGGCAACTACACTCTTTGTTAAG ATCATTGGAAGCATTGGTGCAGTTTCAGCTGGGTTAGATCTTGGGAAAGAAGAACCACTGATTCACATTGGCAGTTGCATTGCTTCTTTATTAGGTCAAGGTGGATCAGACAGTTACAAACTTAGTTGGCATTGGCTCCGTTACTTCAACAATGATAGGGACAAGCGAGATCTCATCACATATGGCTCATCATCAGGTGTTTGTGCTGCTTTCCGTGCTCCAGTAGCTGGTGTTCTATTCGCATTAGAGGAAGTGGCAACATGGTGGAGAAGCGCCCTCATTTGGAGAACTTTCTTTAGCACTGCTGTTGTTGTGGTAGTATTAAGGATCTTCATGGATTACTGCAAATCTGGTAGCTGTGGACTTTTTGGAAGAGGGGGACTTATTATGTTTGATGTGAGTGATGTAATTGTGAGGTACCATATTGTGGACATCATTCCTGTTGTAATTATTGGAGTCATTGGTGGTCTCCTTGGGAGCCTCTACAATCATGTCCTCCACAAGGTTCTCAGGCTCTATAATCTCGTTAACGA GAAGGGAAAATTACATAAGTTGCTTCTTGCTCTAAGTGTTTCCCTCTTCACCTCCATTTGCATATATGGACTTCCTTTTCTTGCCAAATGCAAGCCTTGTGATTCATCTCTATCAGATTCTTGTCCTGGCACTGGAGAGACAGAAAACTTCAAACAATTCAACTGCCCAAATGGTTATTACAATGATCTTGCCACTCTTCTCCTTGCAACAAAGGAGGACGCTATCAGAAAAATTTTCTCTCTGAACACAGGCACTGAATTTCAAGTCATATCACTTcttatcttctttttgttgtatTGCATCTTGGGAGTTATTACTTTTGGGATTGCTGTGCCATCTGGTCTCTATATCCCAATCATCCTCATGGGTTCAGGTTATGGTCGCTTGCTTGGCATTGCCATGAGACCTTATACAAAAATTGATCAGGAGTTGTTTGCTGTTCTTGGAGCAGCTTCCCTTATGGCTGGTTCAATGAGAATGACAGTTACTGTTTGTGTCATATTTCTTGAGCTGACAAACAATCTACTTCTTCTGCCGATAACAATGCTTGTCCTTCTAATTGCTAAAATTGTTGCAGACTGCTTCAACCCAAGTATCTATGAAATGGTTTTGGAACTAAAAGGTCTACCTTTCTTGGAAGCACATCCAGAGGCATGGATGAGGAATATCATAGTTGGTGAGCTTTCTGATGTAAAGTCACCAGTAGTTACTCTTGAGGGAATTGAGAAAGTGAGACGAATCGTAGAGGTTCTAAAGTACACCACTCACAATGGATTCCCTGTTGTAGATGGTGTGATACCCGAGTTACATGGACTTGTCTTAAGAACTCACCTTCTTTTGGTGCTCAAGAAGAAGTGGTTCTTGAATGAGAGAAGGAGAACAGAAAATTGGGAAGTAGAGGAGAAATTCACATGGATTGATCTAGCAGAAAGGTGGGGGAAAATTGAAGATATTGCAGTTACAAAGGATGAAATGGAAATGTATGTTGATTTGCATCCTTTGATCAACACAACCCCTCATACAGTGGTGGAAAGCTTGTCAGTAGCAAAGGCAATGGTGGCTTTCAGGCAGGTCGGGCTTCGCCACATGATCATCGTGCCCAAATACCAAGCAGCAGGG GTATTTCCAGTGGTTGGAATCTTGACCAGACAAGACCTAAGGGCCTGCAACATTTTGAATGTCATCCCCCATCTGGCaaagtctaagagtatcaaaaAGGGGAACTAA